Within the Bacillus pumilus genome, the region TGACATCCACACCTGGCAACTCGTCCAAATGCTCAGAGACGTAAGCAATTTCGCTTGGCTTTACATCATCATTTTTAATGAATTGAGGCGTAAGTGCATACCCTGCATCCATTTGTCTTTTAATCGCAAGCACTTGTAAGTCTTTTTTCGTCAGTTGATTTAATTCCTTGTCCGTGATGCGTTTCAGCTGAAGCTCATATAATTTATCATCAGCGACCTTATCGTCACCCTTTAATTCTGATTCCTTTTGAACAAGCTTTTTCGCTTCGTTCGGATGCGTTAAAATCCAGAAATCTTTTTTGTCACGATCTGTGATTTTTTTCGTACTCACATGTATCATATCCGCTAATTTTGTAGCCACTTTGAGCCGCTCTTCTTGTGAAGTCGTCGAGGTTCTCGTATATGTAATGGCATTTAGCGCTTTATTGCTGACAATCGTATTATAATTTCGATCGTAAATTTTTCCGCGCGGAGCAGCTGAGCTGACATTTACATCCTCTTGTTTTTCTGCCTGCTTTTTATAATCTTCTCCATTGACAATTTGTACAAATCCGAGTCTTACAACAACACCAGTAAAAATAATAAACGCAGCTAAAAATAGTAAATTCAGCCGGAGTGGAAGTGTTTTGCGCCCTTCCTTCGCGTCTTTTTTGCTTTTCTTGTTTCTCATCACATCACCTTTTCTATCAAGAAAGAAATGGCACCCCTTTTTGTGTATAAAAGGTGCCATCATCATTTTAGCGGTTTTTCTATTATTTATCTAGAAATTTGATGTTCCATTGGTAAGAAATTTTACCTTTCTCCCTTAATAAGGTTCGTCTGAGAAACTGGCTTTTGACCGTCTGCCTCTTTCATATCAGCAGTTTTTTCTTTCAAATGAATATCTTTTACAAAGAAATAAATGAGGGTATGTCCCGCTCCAAGCACAACGAGAGATGCAGGTATCCCGAGCTCATCACCAAGTAAAGTGACAGACAAAAGAAACAACAAAATAGAACAAATACGGCCAGCATTTAAAAACAGCTCTCTGACCACAATATATTCAATTCGGGCTTTCCTTGCATACCTTGCATGACCGATGACATCGTATGTTAAGGATACATATGGAACAAGCAGAAGCGGATATCCTATCGCAATGGCGACCGCATACATGAGAAGTGATACATAGGACAAGTGAAAGACGATTAAGAACAAGGCTCCGTATAAAATCAGCCCGCCAAGCATGATGGCTTTCTTACGCCACTTTTTCTTAATCAAACGCGTAGCGAAGAAATAAGCGAAAAAAGCAACACCTGAGTTCACCAAACCAAATGTCCCAAGAGCAAGTTCACTGTTTGTTGCGATAAACACAAAGACACTGATTAAGAAGACAAAGACTCCTTCACGAAGCCCTTGAAAAAAGTGAGCTGTTGTAATCCTACGCCAATTCTCGTCAGCATGACGTTCTTTCCATATTTGCTTGATGATGAATTTCCCTTTGGACTGCCTTCTCTTGAGGAAAAAGCTCATCACAACCGCGAGTGAAAACAAAAAAAGCGATAACGTGAAAATCACCGTATAGCCTGTATCATCTGTTAATTGCGATATGACAATCCCCGCAATAAGAGGACCGATCATGCCAGCTGTAGATGACAGCACGCCGAGAAATCCATTAAAGAAATCTCTTGTTTCGGGCTCGGTGATCTCAAAGGTAAGTACGTTAAAAGCAAGCCAGTAAAAGCCATAACCGATCCCAAGGACACTCCCTAATAAAACAAGCCGCGCTGCTGCGTGCTCTCCTGCTATTAAGACAATTAAGTAAAAAGCAGCTAAGAAGATAACGCCGAAACGAAGGACAAACGCCCGGTCTATTTTTTTAGCGAGCTTGCCTGCGAATAAAAATGTAATCGGCTGCAGCACAACAATAGCCAGATTGTAAATCGCAAGATCGGTGAATTTCCCAGACTGTTTCCATAAATACACGTTTACAAACGTATTAGAAAGCGCAATGGCAAGTGCATATAATCCGCCAATCGTGAGGAGGAGCATTAAATCTCTTGTCACATCCATGTCCCCGAACATTTTCTTTAATCTGCTCATATATTTCATTCTCCTTTTCTACACAATAGTCTGTCTCATCAAAAGGCAGATATGTAAAAAAAGGAGGGAAAATATAAAAAGACCTGCTTCTCTAAAGAGCAGGTCTTTTCAAATCAAATGATTTATTTAGCTTCGCTGTAAAGGCGAGCCACTTCATCCCAGTTCACAACATTCCAGAATGCTGAAATGTAATCAGGACGACGGTTTTGGTAGTTTAGGTAGTAAGCATGCTCCCAAACGTCAAGTCCTAGAATTGGTGTTTTTCCTTCAGTTAAAGGAGAATCTTGGTTTGGCGTGCTTGTGATTTCAAGTTTGCCATTGTTCACAACAAGCCATGCCCAACCAGAACCAAAGCGTCCTGCAGCTGCTGCAGCGAAATCAGATTTGAATTTTTCAAATCCGCCTAATTCTTTTTCGATTGCATCTGCAAGTTCACCAGTTGGTGCGCCGCCACCGTTTGGTGAAAGAAGCGTCCAGAATAATGAGTGGTTAGCATGTCCTCCGCCATTGTTACGTACAGCTGTACGGATGTTCTCAGGCACAGAGTTTAGGTTAGCCACTAGCTCTTCGATTGATTGATCTTCAAGAGCTGATACACCTTCGATTGCTTTGTTTAAGTTTGTTACGTATGTGTTGTGGTGTTTTGTGTGGTGAATCGTCATTGTTTCCTTGTCGATATGTGGTTCTAATGCATCGTAAGCATATGGTAATTCTGGAAGTTTAAAAGCCATGGTTAAATTCCTCCTTAGAAATGTATGTACTGAAATGCTTCCTTAGGTATAAGCAAGCAATTCACCCTACTCAAAGAGTATCAAAAGAATTGGCTTGTTTCAACGTTATTGCTCATGATCTGAAACATTTCAGTGTTTATTTTGTATTTAGCCCTTTGGAAAAAGTTTTAAACTCCTTTTTTCTATTTATCGAAGGACATAGAATAAAAAGATGCCCAGCATCAGCGCTTGGATCAATCCTTTGGCAAATACCCCTGATATAAATCCGATTAATGAGCCTAATCCTACTTTCACACTTGTCTTCACATCTTTTTGATGAACAAGGAGCTCTGCAATAACACTTCCGATAAATGGACCAATGATAATTCCTGCAATCGGAATGACAAAGGGACCGACTAATAACCCGATGGTACTTCCCCAAATAGCTGCACGGCTACCACCAAACCGCTTGACCCCAATAAGATTTGAGACATAATCTGCCGCAAATAATACTGCGGTAAACACGGCTTGAATGAGCCAAAACGTCAGTGTCAGCGGCTCGAAGCTGAAAAAGAAACCATATAGAATAAATCCGAGAACGATAAAAACCACGCTAGGGATAATTGGATAAACAAGTCCAACAAATGCAATGATAAATGCACAAATAATGAGAATCCAATACAGCACGTCCAAGTCACAGCCGCCTCCTTTTTATTTGCTGTATTCATTATGCCTCATTCCTTCTATCTTAACCAGCAATGAAGGCCATACTTGTACTTGTTAGATAGACATTGATACAATATGAGAAATAGAAAAGAATGTAGGAAGTGAATTGATTGAACGTATTTAAATTATTGTTAAAAGGCATTTATTCACCAAAAGATATTGCTAAAGCACGGTTTACAGGGATTGGAAAAGCAATTTTATTCATTTTTATCCTTTCGATCATCGCAGCAGTTCCTCAGGGTTATCATATGAGCCAAGAGATCTCAAATGCGATGTCAGGATTTCAGCATGTGATCAAAAAAGATTTACCTGATTTCTCAATCGAAAAAGGAAAGCTTCAAGCGGATCAAAGTGAACCGATAGAAAAAGAAGAAAACGGCATTACGATCTTTTTTGATCCTGCTGAAAAAATAAAAGCAAGTGAGCTTGAATCAAAGCAAACGGCCATCGCATTATTAAAAGAAAAAGCAGTGATTGCCATCGATGGGCAAATGACAGATATTCCGTATCAGCTGCTTGGTGGAACGCTGACAAAAGACGAACTTGCCCGCGTGACAAATCAGAATCAAGCGATTATTATCCCAGTCATCTGTGTGCTGCTATATCTATCAACTGCGGCTCTCATGTTCATTAGCGCAACTTTCCTTGCGATGCTTGGTACATTTATTAAACGCATGCAACAAAAAGAGCTTTCCTTCCAAATGCTGTGGAAACTCTCTGCTTACTCACTCACATTAACAACAGTCTTTTTCGCCATCATGAGCGCATTAAACACACCTGTTGCGAATTCATTTTTATTAAATTGGGTCATTAACTTTATCTTCTTATACCTTGTTGTAAAGGAAA harbors:
- a CDS encoding MFS transporter, whose translation is MSRLKKMFGDMDVTRDLMLLLTIGGLYALAIALSNTFVNVYLWKQSGKFTDLAIYNLAIVVLQPITFLFAGKLAKKIDRAFVLRFGVIFLAAFYLIVLIAGEHAAARLVLLGSVLGIGYGFYWLAFNVLTFEITEPETRDFFNGFLGVLSSTAGMIGPLIAGIVISQLTDDTGYTVIFTLSLFLFSLAVVMSFFLKRRQSKGKFIIKQIWKERHADENWRRITTAHFFQGLREGVFVFLISVFVFIATNSELALGTFGLVNSGVAFFAYFFATRLIKKKWRKKAIMLGGLILYGALFLIVFHLSYVSLLMYAVAIAIGYPLLLVPYVSLTYDVIGHARYARKARIEYIVVRELFLNAGRICSILLFLLSVTLLGDELGIPASLVVLGAGHTLIYFFVKDIHLKEKTADMKEADGQKPVSQTNLIKGER
- the sodA gene encoding superoxide dismutase SodA; amino-acid sequence: MAFKLPELPYAYDALEPHIDKETMTIHHTKHHNTYVTNLNKAIEGVSALEDQSIEELVANLNSVPENIRTAVRNNGGGHANHSLFWTLLSPNGGGAPTGELADAIEKELGGFEKFKSDFAAAAAGRFGSGWAWLVVNNGKLEITSTPNQDSPLTEGKTPILGLDVWEHAYYLNYQNRRPDYISAFWNVVNWDEVARLYSEAK
- a CDS encoding DUF456 domain-containing protein, coding for MDVLYWILIICAFIIAFVGLVYPIIPSVVFIVLGFILYGFFFSFEPLTLTFWLIQAVFTAVLFAADYVSNLIGVKRFGGSRAAIWGSTIGLLVGPFVIPIAGIIIGPFIGSVIAELLVHQKDVKTSVKVGLGSLIGFISGVFAKGLIQALMLGIFLFYVLR
- a CDS encoding DUF1189 domain-containing protein — encoded protein: MNVFKLLLKGIYSPKDIAKARFTGIGKAILFIFILSIIAAVPQGYHMSQEISNAMSGFQHVIKKDLPDFSIEKGKLQADQSEPIEKEENGITIFFDPAEKIKASELESKQTAIALLKEKAVIAIDGQMTDIPYQLLGGTLTKDELARVTNQNQAIIIPVICVLLYLSTAALMFISATFLAMLGTFIKRMQQKELSFQMLWKLSAYSLTLTTVFFAIMSALNTPVANSFLLNWVINFIFLYLVVKEIPAKHKPLVKN